A stretch of the Vitis vinifera cultivar Pinot Noir 40024 chromosome 16, ASM3070453v1 genome encodes the following:
- the LOC132255342 gene encoding stilbene synthase 4-like: MASVEEIRNAQRAKGPATVLAIGTATPDNCLYQSDFADYYFRVTKSEHMTDLKKKFNRICDKSMIKKRYIHLTEEMLEEHPNIGAYMAPSLNIRQEIITAEVPKLGKEAALKALKEWGQPKSKITHLVFCTTSGVEMPGADYKLANLLGLEPSVRRVMLYHQGCYAGGTVLRTAKDLAENNAGARVLVVCSEITVVTFRGPSEDALDSLVGQALFGDGSAAVIIGSDPDSSIERPLFQLVSAAQTFIPNSAGAIAGNLREVGLTFHLWPNVPTLISENIENCLTKAFDPIGISDWNSLFWIAHPGGPAILDAVEAKLGLDKQKLKATRHILSEYGNMSSACVLFILDEMRKKSLKEGKMTTGEGLDWGVLFGFGPGLTIETVVIHSVGTDSN, encoded by the exons ATGGCGTCTGTGGAGGAAATTAGAAATGCTCAGCGTGCCAAGGGTCCGGCCACCGTTCTAGCCATTGGCACAGCTACCCCGGACAACTGTCTGTACCAGTCTGATTTCGCTGATTACTATTTCCGGGTCACTAAAAGCGAGCACATGACCGATCTCAAGAAGAAGTTCAACCGCATTT GTGACAAATCCATGATCAAGAAGCGTTACATTCATTTGACCGAAGAAATGCTTGAAGAGCACCCAAACATTGGTGCTTATATGGCTCCATCTCTTAACATACGCCAAGAGATTATCACTGCTGAGGTACCCAAGCTTGGTAAGGAAGCAGCATTGAAGGCTCTTAAAGAGTGGGGTCAGCCTAAATCGAAGATCACCCACCTTGTATTTTGTACAACCTCAGGTGTAGAAATGCCTGGTGCAGATTATAAACTCGCTAATCTTTTAGGGCTCGAACCATCTGTCAGAAGAGTGATGTTGTACCATCAAGGGTGCTATGCAGGTGGAACTGTCCTTCGAACCGCTAAGGATCTTGCAGAGAATAATGCAGGAGCACGAGTTCTTGTGGTGTGCTCAGAGATCACTGTTGTTACATTTCGTGGTCCTTCCGAAGATGCTTTGGACTCTTTAGTTGGCCAAGCCCTTTTCGGTGATGGGTCTGCAGCTGTAATCATTGGATCCGATCCAGATAGCTCGATTGAACGACCACTCTTTCAACTTGTTTCAGCAGCCCAAACATTTATTCCTAATTCAGCAGGTGCTATTGCAGGCAACTTACGTGAAGTGGGTCTCACCTTTCATTTGTGGCCTAATGTGCCTACCTTGATCTCTGAAAACATAGAGAATTGTTTGACTAAGGCTTTTGACCCAATTGGTATTAGTGATTGGAATTCCTTATTTTGGATTGCTCATCCAGGTGGCCCAGCTATTCTTGACGCAGTTGAAGCAAAACTCGGTTTAGATAAACAGAAACTCAAAGCAACAAGGCATATTCTAAGTGAATATGGGAACATGTCAAGTGCATGTGTCCTATTTATTTTGGATGAGATGAGAAAGAAATCGCTCAAGGAAGGCAAAATGACGACAGGTGAAGGATTGGATTGGGGTGTCTTGTTTGGCTTTGGGCCGGGCCTAACCATTGAGACCGTTGTGATCCATAGCGTTGGTACGGATTCAAACTAG
- the LOC132252565 gene encoding stilbene synthase 2 — protein sequence MASVEEIRNAQRAKGPATILAIGTATPDHCVYQSDYADYYFRVTKSEHMTALKKKFNRICDKSMIKKRYIHLTEEMLEEHPNIGAYMAPSLNIRQEIITAEVPKLGKEAALKALKEWGQPKSKITHLVFCTTSGVEMPGADYKLANLLGLEPSVRRVMLYHQGCYAGGTVLRTAKDLAENNAGARVLVVCSEITVVTFRGPSEDALDSLVGQALFGDGSAAVIVGSDPDISIERPLFQLVSAAQTFIPNSAGAIAGNLREVGLTFHLWPNVPTLISENIEKCLTQAFDPLGISDWNSLFWIAHPGGPAILDAVEAKLNLDKKKLEATRHVLSEYGNMSSACVLFILDEMRKKSLKGERATTGEGLDWGVLFGFGPGLTIETVVLHSIPMVTN from the exons ATGGCTTCAGTCGAGGAAATTAGAAACGCTCAACGTGCCAAGGGTCCGGCCACCATCCTAGCCATTGGCACAGCTACCCCCGACCACTGTGTCTACCAGTCTGATTATGCTGATTACTATTTCAGGGTCACTAAGAGCGAGCACATGACTGCGTTGAAGAAGAAGTTCAATCGCATAT GTGACAAATCCATGATCAAGAAGCGTTACATTCATTTGACCGAAGAAATGCTTGAGGAGCACCCAAACATTGGTGCTTATATGGCTCCATCTCTTAACATACGCCAAGAGATTATCACTGCTGAGGTACCCAAGCTCGGTAAGGAAGCAGCATTGAAGGCTCTTAAAGAGTGGGGTCAGCCTAAATCGAAGATCACCCACCTTGTATTTTGTACCACCTCAGGTGTAGAAATGCCTGGTGCAGATTATAAACTCGCTAATCTCTTAGGCCTCGAACCATCTGTCAGAAGAGTGATGTTGTACCATCAAGGGTGCTATGCAGGTGGAACTGTCCTTCGAACCGCTAAGGATCTTGCAGAGAATAATGCAGGAGCACGAGTTCTTGTGGTGTGCTCTGAGATCACAGTTGTTACATTTCGCGGCCCTTCCGAAGATGCTTTGGACTCTTTAGTTGGCCAAGCCCTTTTTGGTGATGGGTCTGCAGCTGTAATCGTAGGATCAGATCCGGATATCTCAATTGAACGACCACTCTTCCAGCTTGTCTCAGCAGCCCAAACATTTATTCCTAATTCTGCAGGTGCCATTGCAGGAAACTTACGTGAGGTGGGACTCACCTTTCATTTGTGGCCCAATGTGCCCACTTTAATTTCTGAGAACATAGAGAAATGTTTGACTCAGGCTTTTGACCCACTTGGTATTAGCGATTGGAACTCCTTATTTTGGATTGCTCACCCAGGTGGCCCTGCAATTCTTGATGCAGTTGAAGCAAAACTCAATTTAGATAAAAAGAAACTCGAAGCAACGAGGCATGTGCTAAGTGAGTATGGAAACATGTCAAGTGCATGTGTGTTGTTTATTTTGGATGAGATGAGAAAGAAATCCCTTAAGGGGGAGAGGGCCACCACAGGTGAAGGATTGGATTGGGGAGTATTATTTGGTTTTGGACCAGGCTTGACTATTGAAACTGTTGTGTTGCATAGCATTCCTATGGTGACAAATTAA